From a region of the Falco peregrinus isolate bFalPer1 chromosome 5, bFalPer1.pri, whole genome shotgun sequence genome:
- the EIF2AK1 gene encoding eukaryotic translation initiation factor 2-alpha kinase 1 isoform X3, with amino-acid sequence MWRGGLPLRAAGPGAPPPAIEFPEESPEPRFDESDVPAELRVANGSQKFVNFTSTIQNQLLLVSLLEHLCHMYTHNPVHSKCLFRILRQAFTRTGLLSPFAFCDEFSTVRLQHNSAITELMKAASRQILNGELDNGDSHAIGEKEVLFETQTSRYLHEFDEVARLGKGGYGKVYKVRNKLDGQFYAIKKIGIKKATRRDCMKVLREVKVLAGLQHPNIVGYHTAWMEQVQSIRPKDKTIMELQPLSLEQESSNDHCHIRSVGSDSSIIFADLTSQEKKSCDITGLRSLGSESVQNMDVRNDTTNSNSKQCMKPNKCELSIGLQDDSVNSVSSRSSDVKNHASRGSHSSLDQDASTGTKSYTEECSRNDVALCGDFEVEYRLMLHIQMQLCEISLWDWIVDRNKRCDERTEENSSPYHLVDVSWTMKIFQELLEGVCYIHSVGVMHRDIKPRNIFLHGSDHHVKIGDFGLACKDLLWDDADQWFKTERIKGLTHTSGVGTCLYASPEQLQGSHYDVKTCTAWVLSC; translated from the exons ATGTGGCGGGGCGGGCTCCCGCTGAGGGCCGCGGGCCCCggcgcgccgccgcccgccatCGAGTTTCCAGAGGAGAGCCCGGAGCCGCGCTTTGACG aatccgATGTGCCGGCAGAGCTCCGAGTTGCAAACGGGTCGCAAAAGTTTGTGAATTTTACTTCCACCATCcaaaaccagctgctgcttgtgtcactgctggagcatctctgccacatgtacacacacaacCCCGTTCATTCGAAGTGTTTGTTCCGAA TACTTCGTCAGGCTTTCACAAGAACAGGGTTGCTCTCCCCTTTTGCCTTCTGTGATGAATTTAGTACTGTAAGACTGCAGCATAATAGCGCCATTACTGAACTAATGAAAGCAGCTAGTCGACAAATACTTAATGGG GAACTTGATAATGGAGATTCTCATGCAATTGG ggaaaaagaagttCTCTTTGAAACACAGACTTCACGATACTTGCATGAATTTGATGAGGTTGCAAGGCTAGGAAAAGGAGGATATGGTAAAGTATACAAG gtCAGAAACAAGTTAGATGGTCAGTTCTAcgctattaaaaaaattggcATTAAGAAGGCTACAAGAAGAGATTGCATgaag GTGCTACGAGAAGTTAAAGTactggctgggctgcagcatcctAATATTGTAGGCTACCACACTGCTTGGATGGAGCAAGTTCAAAGCATACGCCCAAA AGATAAAACAATAATGGAGTTGCAGCCATTATCTTTGGAGCAAGAGAGTAGCAA TGATCACTGTCACATCCGGAGTGTGGGAAGTGATAGTTCAATTATCTTTGCTGACCTTACTTCACAAGAAAAGAAGTCCTGTGACATTACTGGTCTCAGAAGTCTGGGTAGTGAATCAGTGCAGAATATGGATGTAAGGAATGATACTACAAACAGCAATAGTAAACAGTGTATGAAACCAAATAAATGTGAATTATCCATAGGATTACAAGACGACTCTGTAAATAGTGTTAGCAGTAGGTCAAGCGATGTAAAAAATCATGCATCACGGGGATCTCATTCTAGTCTGGATCAAGATGCTAGCACTGGCACTAAGTCCTACACTGAAGAATGCTCCAGGAATGATGTAGCACTCTGTGGAGACTTTGAG gTGGAGTATCGTTTGATGCTTCATATACAAATGCAACTGTGTGAAATATCCTTGTGGGATTGGATTGTTGACCGTAATAAAAGATGCGATGAGAGAACAGAGGAGAATTCCA gTCCATATCATCTTGTGGATGTCAGCTGGACAATGAAAATTTTTCAAGAGTTATTAGAAGGAGTATGCTATATTCACAGCGTGGGAGTGATGCATCGAGACATTAAA CCCAGAAATATCTTTCTACATGGATCAGATCATCATGTAAAAATAGGAGACTTTGGATTAGCCTGCAAAGACCTTCTTTGGGATGATGCAGACCAGTGGTTTAAGACAGAAAGGATAAAAG GACTGACACATACTTCAGGAGTGGGAACTTGCCTCTACGCCTCACCAGAACAATTGCAGGGCTCTCACTATGATGTCAAG ACATGTACAGCATGGGTGTTATCCTGCTAG
- the EIF2AK1 gene encoding eukaryotic translation initiation factor 2-alpha kinase 1 isoform X1, translating into MWRGGLPLRAAGPGAPPPAIEFPEESPEPRFDESDVPAELRVANGSQKFVNFTSTIQNQLLLVSLLEHLCHMYTHNPVHSKCLFRILRQAFTRTGLLSPFAFCDEFSTVRLQHNSAITELMKAASRQILNGELDNGDSHAIGEKEVLFETQTSRYLHEFDEVARLGKGGYGKVYKVRNKLDGQFYAIKKIGIKKATRRDCMKVLREVKVLAGLQHPNIVGYHTAWMEQVQSIRPKDKTIMELQPLSLEQESSNDHCHIRSVGSDSSIIFADLTSQEKKSCDITGLRSLGSESVQNMDVRNDTTNSNSKQCMKPNKCELSIGLQDDSVNSVSSRSSDVKNHASRGSHSSLDQDASTGTKSYTEECSRNDVALCGDFEVEYRLMLHIQMQLCEISLWDWIVDRNKRCDERTEENSSPYHLVDVSWTMKIFQELLEGVCYIHSVGVMHRDIKPRNIFLHGSDHHVKIGDFGLACKDLLWDDADQWFKTERIKGLTHTSGVGTCLYASPEQLQGSHYDVKSDMYSMGVILLELFQPFGTEMERTEVLTQLRNGQIPHAFYKKWPIQAKYVKLLTSQRSTERPTAAQLRESELFHTTEHVISNLQQKVREQEEEIEKLRETIRLLSEERDEHTQLGSPV; encoded by the exons ATGTGGCGGGGCGGGCTCCCGCTGAGGGCCGCGGGCCCCggcgcgccgccgcccgccatCGAGTTTCCAGAGGAGAGCCCGGAGCCGCGCTTTGACG aatccgATGTGCCGGCAGAGCTCCGAGTTGCAAACGGGTCGCAAAAGTTTGTGAATTTTACTTCCACCATCcaaaaccagctgctgcttgtgtcactgctggagcatctctgccacatgtacacacacaacCCCGTTCATTCGAAGTGTTTGTTCCGAA TACTTCGTCAGGCTTTCACAAGAACAGGGTTGCTCTCCCCTTTTGCCTTCTGTGATGAATTTAGTACTGTAAGACTGCAGCATAATAGCGCCATTACTGAACTAATGAAAGCAGCTAGTCGACAAATACTTAATGGG GAACTTGATAATGGAGATTCTCATGCAATTGG ggaaaaagaagttCTCTTTGAAACACAGACTTCACGATACTTGCATGAATTTGATGAGGTTGCAAGGCTAGGAAAAGGAGGATATGGTAAAGTATACAAG gtCAGAAACAAGTTAGATGGTCAGTTCTAcgctattaaaaaaattggcATTAAGAAGGCTACAAGAAGAGATTGCATgaag GTGCTACGAGAAGTTAAAGTactggctgggctgcagcatcctAATATTGTAGGCTACCACACTGCTTGGATGGAGCAAGTTCAAAGCATACGCCCAAA AGATAAAACAATAATGGAGTTGCAGCCATTATCTTTGGAGCAAGAGAGTAGCAA TGATCACTGTCACATCCGGAGTGTGGGAAGTGATAGTTCAATTATCTTTGCTGACCTTACTTCACAAGAAAAGAAGTCCTGTGACATTACTGGTCTCAGAAGTCTGGGTAGTGAATCAGTGCAGAATATGGATGTAAGGAATGATACTACAAACAGCAATAGTAAACAGTGTATGAAACCAAATAAATGTGAATTATCCATAGGATTACAAGACGACTCTGTAAATAGTGTTAGCAGTAGGTCAAGCGATGTAAAAAATCATGCATCACGGGGATCTCATTCTAGTCTGGATCAAGATGCTAGCACTGGCACTAAGTCCTACACTGAAGAATGCTCCAGGAATGATGTAGCACTCTGTGGAGACTTTGAG gTGGAGTATCGTTTGATGCTTCATATACAAATGCAACTGTGTGAAATATCCTTGTGGGATTGGATTGTTGACCGTAATAAAAGATGCGATGAGAGAACAGAGGAGAATTCCA gTCCATATCATCTTGTGGATGTCAGCTGGACAATGAAAATTTTTCAAGAGTTATTAGAAGGAGTATGCTATATTCACAGCGTGGGAGTGATGCATCGAGACATTAAA CCCAGAAATATCTTTCTACATGGATCAGATCATCATGTAAAAATAGGAGACTTTGGATTAGCCTGCAAAGACCTTCTTTGGGATGATGCAGACCAGTGGTTTAAGACAGAAAGGATAAAAG GACTGACACATACTTCAGGAGTGGGAACTTGCCTCTACGCCTCACCAGAACAATTGCAGGGCTCTCACTATGATGTCAAG TCAGACATGTACAGCATGGGTGTTATCCTGCTAGAACTCTTCCAACCATTTggaacagaaatggaaagaacaGAAGTTCTTACACAGTTAAGGAATGGCCAAATTCCTCACGCTTTCTACAAAAAATGGCCTATTCAAGCCAAGTACGTTAAACTCCTCACCAGTCAGAGATCTACAGAAAGACCGACTGCCGCTCAGCTTCGTGAAAGCGAACTGTTTCATACCACAGAACAT GTTATTTCTAACCTACAACAGAAGGTGAgagaacaagaggaagaaatagaGAAACTGAGAGAGACAATACGactgctttctgaagaaagagaTGAACATACGCAACTCGGTTCTCCTGTTTAA
- the PMS2 gene encoding mismatch repair endonuclease PMS2 isoform X1, whose protein sequence is MDAAAPCLQPAGAIKPIDRKSVHRICSGQVVLSLGTAVKELVENSLDAGATNIDIKLKDHGAELIEVSDNGGGVEEENFEGLTLKHYTSKMQDFSDLIHVETFGFRGEALSSLCALSDVTIFTCHKSAKVGTRLVFDHNGKIAQKTPFPRQQGTTVNIQQLFYTLPVRHKEFQRNIKKEYAKMVQLLQAYCIVSKGVRINCTNQVGQGKKSPVVSTAGSSSLKENIGAVFGQKQLQSLIPFVQLPPNDAVCEEYGLNTTDMPQHLYSITGFISRCDHGVGRSATDRQFFFINQRPCDPARVVKLVNEVYHLYNKHQYPFVVLNICVDSECVDINVTPDKRQILLQEEKLLLAILKTSLMAMFGSDINKLNVNQTLLNIAGNLMKTLPEEREKPQAEMLPDSKTENPSGEGKRLMSLARLRESFSLHQMTESNFQSPKKVKQQQSSRRQMSLDTTLSTVKTQKSALTKEPESCHEMDSKMSIPSRCLRKSEDNADSGFCSISESDARCSTPEAGSCTSIESVINSSEEFCSSEEQPQNECLKTVGCSEQSLECDVQVLGAEHKLNQVNDWTNQNQLSQEASSSFPRVRCLKSRSFKSEACDFKAGKCPEAKNTVNDMPTVDVLVEVKKKTVPLEFSMKVLTEKVKKVIRQKQKSTETQNYRRFKAKISPGENKVAEDELRKEISKEMFAKMEIIGQFNLGFIIAKLNSDLFIIDQHATDEKYNFEMLQQHTVLQGQKLMVPQNLNLTAVNETVLIENLEIFRKNGFDFVINENAPVTQRIKLISLPTSKNWTFGPQDIDELIFMLSDCPGVMCRPSRVRQMFASRACRKSVMIGTALNVQEMRKLINHMGEIEHPWNCPHGRPTMRHIVSLDLISPE, encoded by the exons ATGGATGCGGCTGCGCCCTG CCTGCAGCCGGCCGGAGCCATCAAGCCCATCGACCGCAAGTCCGTCCATCGGATCTGTTCGGGGCAGGTGGTGCTGAGTCTCGGCACTGCCGTGAAAGAGCTAGTGGAAAACAGCCTGGATGCTGGAGCCACCAACATCG ATATAAAACTTAaagatcatggagcagaacTGATAGAGGTTTCAGATAATGGAGGTGGAGTGGAAGAGGAGAACTTTGAAGGCTTGA ctctgaaaCATTATACATCAAAGATGCAAGATTTTTCTGATCTAATACATGTTGAAACATTTGGGTTTCGAGGTGAAGCGCTGAGTTCACTGTGTGCATTAAG TGATGTCACCATTTTTACCTGTCATAAGTCAGCAAAGGTTGGGACTCGTTTGGTATTTGATCACAATGGTAAAATTGCTCAGAAAACTCCTTTTCCACGACAACAAGGAACAACAGTTAACATACAGCAGTTGTTTTATACTTTGCCAGTGCGGCATAAGGAATttcaaagaaacattaaaaag gaATATGCAAAAATGGTCCAGCTATTGCAGGCATACTGTATTGTTTCAAAAGGAGTGCGGATTAACTGCACTAATCAAGTtggccaaggaaaaaaaagccctgtgGTATCCACTGCTGGAAGTTCTAGtttgaaggaaaacattggAGCAGTATTTGGGCAAAAACAG ttgcagAGCCTCATTCCTTTTGTTCAGCTACCTCCTAATGACGCTGTTTGTGAAGAATATGGACTCAACACCACTGACATGCCACAACATCTTTACAG TATTACAGGCTTCATTTCTCGCTGTGATCATGGTGTTGGAAGGAGTGCAACAGACAGACAGTTTTTCTTTATCAACCAACGTCCATGTGATCCAGCAAGG GTTGTCAAGCTTGTGAATGAAGTTTATCACTTATACAATAAACACCAGTATCCATTTGTTGTCCTTAATATTTGTGTAGATTCTG aGTGTGTTGACATCAATGTAACTCCAGACAAAAGACAAATTTTACTTCAGgaggaaaagcttttattaGCAATTTTAAAAACGTCTCTGATGGCGATGTTTGGTAGTGATATTAACAAACTGAATGTCAATCAGACACTTCTTAACATTGCAG GCAACCTGATGAAGACACTTcctgaagagagagaaaagcctCAGGCAGAAATGCTGCCTGATTCTAAGACTGAAAATCCAAGTGGTGAAGGAAAAAGATTAATGAGTCTTGCCAGATTAAGGGAGTCATTCTCTCTCCATCAAATGACAGAGAGTAATTTTCAGAGCCCTAAAAAggtaaaacagcagcagagctcccGTAGACAAATGTCACTTGATACCACTTTGAGTACTGTAAAGACTCAAAAGTCTGCCTTGACTAAGGAGCCTGAGAGTTGTCATGAGATGGACTCAAAGATGTCAATTCCCAGCAGATGCTTGAGAAAATCAGAAGATAATGCAGATTCTGGATTCTGTAGCATTTCTGAGTCAGATGCCAGATGTAGTACACCAGAAGCTGGGAGTTGCACCAGTATTGAAAGTGTAATTAATTCTTCTGAAGAATTCTGTAGCTCGGAAGAACAACCTCAAAATGAATGTCTTAAAACTGTTGGATGTAGTGAGCAGTCATTGGAATGTGATGTTCAGGTCTTGGGTGCTGAACATAAGTTAAATCAAGTGAATGACTGGACTAATCAAAATCAGTTATCTCAAGAAGCCAGTAGCTCTTTCCCAAGAGTAAGAtgtttgaaaagcagaagctttAAAAGTGAAGCATGTGACTTCAAGGCAGGTAAATGTCCTGAAGCGAAGAATACCGTGAACGATATGCCAACTGTTGATGTACTGGtagaagttaaaaagaaaactgtgccACTTGAATTCTCTATGAAGGTTTtaacagaaaaggtaaaaaaggtaATAAGgcaaaaacagaaaagtacagaaacacaaaattacagaagatttaaagcaaaaattagtCCTGGAGAAAATAAAGTAGCAGAAGATGAATTGAGAAAAGAGATCAG taaagaaatgtttgcaaaaatGGAAATCATTGGCCAGTTCAATTTAGGGTTTATAATAGCAAAGTTGAATTCTGATCTTTTCATAATTGACCAGCATGCTACTGATGAGAAATACAACTTTGAGATGTTACAGCAACACACTGTTCTTCAAGGTCAGAAGCTGATGGT gcCTCAAAATCTCAATTTAACAGCTGTAAATGAAACTGTATTGATTGAAAACCtggaaatattcagaaaaaatggGTTTGATTTTGTCATAAATGAAAATG CTCCTGTAACacaaagaattaaattaatatcATTGCCAACAAGCAAAAACTGGACTTTTGGTCCACAAGACATAGATGAGCTGATCTTCATGTTGAGTGACTGCCCTGGAGTCATGTGTAGGCCCTCCAGGGTCAGACAGATGTTTGCTTCTCGAGCTTGCAGGAAGTCT GTGATGATTGGAACTGCACTGAACGTGcaggaaatgagaaaactgaTCAACCATATGGGTGAGATTGAGCATCCCTGGAACTGCCCCCATGGAAGGCCTACTATGAGACACATAGTCAGTTTAGACTTGATTTCACCAGAATAA
- the EIF2AK1 gene encoding eukaryotic translation initiation factor 2-alpha kinase 1 isoform X2, translated as MWRGGLPLRAAGPGAPPPAIEFPEESPEPRFDESDVPAELRVANGSQKFVNFTSTIQNQLLLVSLLEHLCHMYTHNPVHSKCLFRILRQAFTRTGLLSPFAFCDEFSTVRLQHNSAITELMKAASRQILNGELDNGDSHAIGEKEVLFETQTSRYLHEFDEVARLGKGGYGKVYKVRNKLDGQFYAIKKIGIKKATRRDCMKVLREVKVLAGLQHPNIVGYHTAWMEQVQSIRPKDKTIMELQPLSLEQESSNLDQDASTGTKSYTEECSRNDVALCGDFEVEYRLMLHIQMQLCEISLWDWIVDRNKRCDERTEENSSPYHLVDVSWTMKIFQELLEGVCYIHSVGVMHRDIKPRNIFLHGSDHHVKIGDFGLACKDLLWDDADQWFKTERIKGLTHTSGVGTCLYASPEQLQGSHYDVKSDMYSMGVILLELFQPFGTEMERTEVLTQLRNGQIPHAFYKKWPIQAKYVKLLTSQRSTERPTAAQLRESELFHTTEHVISNLQQKVREQEEEIEKLRETIRLLSEERDEHTQLGSPV; from the exons ATGTGGCGGGGCGGGCTCCCGCTGAGGGCCGCGGGCCCCggcgcgccgccgcccgccatCGAGTTTCCAGAGGAGAGCCCGGAGCCGCGCTTTGACG aatccgATGTGCCGGCAGAGCTCCGAGTTGCAAACGGGTCGCAAAAGTTTGTGAATTTTACTTCCACCATCcaaaaccagctgctgcttgtgtcactgctggagcatctctgccacatgtacacacacaacCCCGTTCATTCGAAGTGTTTGTTCCGAA TACTTCGTCAGGCTTTCACAAGAACAGGGTTGCTCTCCCCTTTTGCCTTCTGTGATGAATTTAGTACTGTAAGACTGCAGCATAATAGCGCCATTACTGAACTAATGAAAGCAGCTAGTCGACAAATACTTAATGGG GAACTTGATAATGGAGATTCTCATGCAATTGG ggaaaaagaagttCTCTTTGAAACACAGACTTCACGATACTTGCATGAATTTGATGAGGTTGCAAGGCTAGGAAAAGGAGGATATGGTAAAGTATACAAG gtCAGAAACAAGTTAGATGGTCAGTTCTAcgctattaaaaaaattggcATTAAGAAGGCTACAAGAAGAGATTGCATgaag GTGCTACGAGAAGTTAAAGTactggctgggctgcagcatcctAATATTGTAGGCTACCACACTGCTTGGATGGAGCAAGTTCAAAGCATACGCCCAAA AGATAAAACAATAATGGAGTTGCAGCCATTATCTTTGGAGCAAGAGAGTAGCAA TCTGGATCAAGATGCTAGCACTGGCACTAAGTCCTACACTGAAGAATGCTCCAGGAATGATGTAGCACTCTGTGGAGACTTTGAG gTGGAGTATCGTTTGATGCTTCATATACAAATGCAACTGTGTGAAATATCCTTGTGGGATTGGATTGTTGACCGTAATAAAAGATGCGATGAGAGAACAGAGGAGAATTCCA gTCCATATCATCTTGTGGATGTCAGCTGGACAATGAAAATTTTTCAAGAGTTATTAGAAGGAGTATGCTATATTCACAGCGTGGGAGTGATGCATCGAGACATTAAA CCCAGAAATATCTTTCTACATGGATCAGATCATCATGTAAAAATAGGAGACTTTGGATTAGCCTGCAAAGACCTTCTTTGGGATGATGCAGACCAGTGGTTTAAGACAGAAAGGATAAAAG GACTGACACATACTTCAGGAGTGGGAACTTGCCTCTACGCCTCACCAGAACAATTGCAGGGCTCTCACTATGATGTCAAG TCAGACATGTACAGCATGGGTGTTATCCTGCTAGAACTCTTCCAACCATTTggaacagaaatggaaagaacaGAAGTTCTTACACAGTTAAGGAATGGCCAAATTCCTCACGCTTTCTACAAAAAATGGCCTATTCAAGCCAAGTACGTTAAACTCCTCACCAGTCAGAGATCTACAGAAAGACCGACTGCCGCTCAGCTTCGTGAAAGCGAACTGTTTCATACCACAGAACAT GTTATTTCTAACCTACAACAGAAGGTGAgagaacaagaggaagaaatagaGAAACTGAGAGAGACAATACGactgctttctgaagaaagagaTGAACATACGCAACTCGGTTCTCCTGTTTAA
- the PMS2 gene encoding mismatch repair endonuclease PMS2 isoform X2, translating into MDAAAPCLQPAGAIKPIDRKSVHRICSGQVVLSLGTAVKELVENSLDAGATNIDIKLKDHGAELIEVSDNGGGVEEENFEGLTLKHYTSKMQDFSDLIHVETFGFRGEALSSLCALSDVTIFTCHKSAKVGTRLVFDHNGKIAQKTPFPRQQGTTVNIQQLFYTLPVRHKEFQRNIKKEYAKMVQLLQAYCIVSKGVRINCTNQVGQGKKSPVVSTAGSSSLKENIGAVFGQKQLQSLIPFVQLPPNDAVCEEYGLNTTDMPQHLYSITGFISRCDHGVGRSATDRQFFFINQRPCDPARVVKLVNEVYHLYNKHQYPFVVLNICVDSECVDINVTPDKRQILLQEEKLLLAILKTSLMAMFGSDINKLNVNQTLLNIAGNLMKTLPEEREKPQAEMLPDSKTENPSGEGKRLMSLARLRESFSLHQMTESNFQSPKKHATDEKYNFEMLQQHTVLQGQKLMVPQNLNLTAVNETVLIENLEIFRKNGFDFVINENAPVTQRIKLISLPTSKNWTFGPQDIDELIFMLSDCPGVMCRPSRVRQMFASRACRKSVMIGTALNVQEMRKLINHMGEIEHPWNCPHGRPTMRHIVSLDLISPE; encoded by the exons ATGGATGCGGCTGCGCCCTG CCTGCAGCCGGCCGGAGCCATCAAGCCCATCGACCGCAAGTCCGTCCATCGGATCTGTTCGGGGCAGGTGGTGCTGAGTCTCGGCACTGCCGTGAAAGAGCTAGTGGAAAACAGCCTGGATGCTGGAGCCACCAACATCG ATATAAAACTTAaagatcatggagcagaacTGATAGAGGTTTCAGATAATGGAGGTGGAGTGGAAGAGGAGAACTTTGAAGGCTTGA ctctgaaaCATTATACATCAAAGATGCAAGATTTTTCTGATCTAATACATGTTGAAACATTTGGGTTTCGAGGTGAAGCGCTGAGTTCACTGTGTGCATTAAG TGATGTCACCATTTTTACCTGTCATAAGTCAGCAAAGGTTGGGACTCGTTTGGTATTTGATCACAATGGTAAAATTGCTCAGAAAACTCCTTTTCCACGACAACAAGGAACAACAGTTAACATACAGCAGTTGTTTTATACTTTGCCAGTGCGGCATAAGGAATttcaaagaaacattaaaaag gaATATGCAAAAATGGTCCAGCTATTGCAGGCATACTGTATTGTTTCAAAAGGAGTGCGGATTAACTGCACTAATCAAGTtggccaaggaaaaaaaagccctgtgGTATCCACTGCTGGAAGTTCTAGtttgaaggaaaacattggAGCAGTATTTGGGCAAAAACAG ttgcagAGCCTCATTCCTTTTGTTCAGCTACCTCCTAATGACGCTGTTTGTGAAGAATATGGACTCAACACCACTGACATGCCACAACATCTTTACAG TATTACAGGCTTCATTTCTCGCTGTGATCATGGTGTTGGAAGGAGTGCAACAGACAGACAGTTTTTCTTTATCAACCAACGTCCATGTGATCCAGCAAGG GTTGTCAAGCTTGTGAATGAAGTTTATCACTTATACAATAAACACCAGTATCCATTTGTTGTCCTTAATATTTGTGTAGATTCTG aGTGTGTTGACATCAATGTAACTCCAGACAAAAGACAAATTTTACTTCAGgaggaaaagcttttattaGCAATTTTAAAAACGTCTCTGATGGCGATGTTTGGTAGTGATATTAACAAACTGAATGTCAATCAGACACTTCTTAACATTGCAG GCAACCTGATGAAGACACTTcctgaagagagagaaaagcctCAGGCAGAAATGCTGCCTGATTCTAAGACTGAAAATCCAAGTGGTGAAGGAAAAAGATTAATGAGTCTTGCCAGATTAAGGGAGTCATTCTCTCTCCATCAAATGACAGAGAGTAATTTTCAGAGCCCTAAAAAg CATGCTACTGATGAGAAATACAACTTTGAGATGTTACAGCAACACACTGTTCTTCAAGGTCAGAAGCTGATGGT gcCTCAAAATCTCAATTTAACAGCTGTAAATGAAACTGTATTGATTGAAAACCtggaaatattcagaaaaaatggGTTTGATTTTGTCATAAATGAAAATG CTCCTGTAACacaaagaattaaattaatatcATTGCCAACAAGCAAAAACTGGACTTTTGGTCCACAAGACATAGATGAGCTGATCTTCATGTTGAGTGACTGCCCTGGAGTCATGTGTAGGCCCTCCAGGGTCAGACAGATGTTTGCTTCTCGAGCTTGCAGGAAGTCT GTGATGATTGGAACTGCACTGAACGTGcaggaaatgagaaaactgaTCAACCATATGGGTGAGATTGAGCATCCCTGGAACTGCCCCCATGGAAGGCCTACTATGAGACACATAGTCAGTTTAGACTTGATTTCACCAGAATAA
- the AIMP2 gene encoding aminoacyl tRNA synthase complex-interacting multifunctional protein 2 — MPMYRLRPFHRVGGEVLAEQLPTCMYRLPSLHRRPSPAASPPPQEEVDPSLQALESRQEEILKRLYELKSAVDGLSKMIQTPDADFDVTNIIQTDEGSPLTANGADLDLMLGKDYGALKDVVINANPSLPPLSLLVLHSLLCERFKILSAVHTHSSVKSVPENLMKCFGEQTTKQPRHEYQLGFTLIWKDVPKPQMKFSVQTMCPIEGEGNIARFLFSLFGQKYNAVTSTLIDSWVDTAIFQLKEGSSKEKGAVLRSMNAALGKTAWLVGNELTVADIVAWCALQQTGSANAAPANVQKWMKSCENLAPFGSVMKLLK, encoded by the exons ATGCCCATGTACCGGCTGAGGCCCTTCCACAGGGTGGGCGGGGAGGTGCTGGCGGAGCAGCTGCCCACCTGCATGTACCGCCTGCCCAGCCTGCACCGCCGCCCCTCACCCGCAgcctcgccgccgccgcag GAAGAAGTTGACCCATCACTTCAAGCACTTGAATCCCGCCAGGAAGAGATTCTAAAACGCTTGTATGAACTGAAGAGTGCTGTTGATGGTCTCTCAAAGATGATCCAAACCCCAGATGCTGATTTTGATGTAACTAATATCATTCAAACCGATGAAGGTTCCCCTTTGACAGCAAATGGAGCAGACTTAGATTTGATGCTTGGGAAG GATTATGGTGCCCTGAAAGATGTTGTAATCAACGCCAACCCTTCTCTACCTCCACTATCATTACTAGTACTGCACAGTCTGCTTTGTGAACGCTTTAAAATACTATCAGCAGTTCACACGCATTCATCTGTGAAAAGTGTGCCAGAAAACCTCATGAAATGCTTTGGAGAGCAGACTACGAAGCAGCCACGTCATGAGTATCAGTTGGGCTTTACTCTTATTTGGAAGGATG ttCCAAAACCCCAGATGAAGTTTAGCGTTCAAACAATGTGCCCTATTGAAGGAGAAGGGAACATCGCTagatttctcttttccctgtttgGCCAGAAGTACAACGCAGTTACTTCAACTTTGATTGACAGCTGGGTCGATACCGCCATCTTCCAGCTAAAAGAAGGTAGCAGTAAGGAAAAAGGAGCAGTCTTGCGCTCTATGAATGCTGCTCTGGGCAAGACAGCGTGGCTGGTGGGAAATGAACTCACCGTAGCAGACATTGTTGCGTGGTGTGCGCTTCAGCAGACAGGTAGTGCAAATGCTGCCCCAGCCAATGTGCAAAAATGGATGAAGTCATGTGAGAACTTGGCACCTTTTGGCTCTGTTATGAAGCTACTGAAGTAA